A single genomic interval of Lepidochelys kempii isolate rLepKem1 chromosome 13, rLepKem1.hap2, whole genome shotgun sequence harbors:
- the LOC140897143 gene encoding BPTI/Kunitz domain-containing protein-like, translating to CLANRSCSACFRDADCPGPEKCCPGRCGTRCSEPISNFCQLSPDIGPCKAWVPRLFYNSSSRHCELFIYGGCQGNQNNFAVEEECLQACGPPDICKLPPEAGPCDAALPRFVYNAEAGRCDRFTYGGCDGNRNNFETEATCLQACAGHGMA from the exons TGCCTGGCGAACAGGTCCTGCTCCGCCTGCTTTCGGGATGCGGATTGCCCAGGCCCGGAGAAGTGCTGCCCAGGCCGGTGCGGAACCCGCTGCTCGGAGCCCATTTCCA ACTTCTGCCAGCTCAGCCCCGACATTGGGCCCTGCAAAGCCTGGGTCCCTCGGCTCTTCTACAACTCCAGCTCCAGGCACTGCGAGCTGTTTATCTACGGCGGCTGCCAGGGGAACCAGAACAACTTTGCTGTGGAAGAGGAGTGTCTGCAGGCCTGCGGGCCCCCTG ACATCTGCAAACTGCCCCCTGAAGCGGGACCCTGCGACGCCGCATTGCCCCGGTTCGTCTACAACGCTGAGGCCGGGCGGTGTGACAGGTTCACGTACGGCGGCTGCGACGGCAACAGGAACAACTTTGAGACGGAAGCCACGTGTCTCCAGGCCTGC